The sequence below is a genomic window from Pseudomonadota bacterium.
TTGGTCTGGATTGATCGGCGGGTTGGCCGCGGCGGTTATCGGAGCATGGCTTCGACGCAGGGCAGAGAAGGCGCCAAGCGACGGCACCCTGCGGCCAGGCTGGGGTTTCCTGGCGCTAGGGGTTGCGTGTTTGGCGTTTTCGGGCTTCTGCGTAGCCATGTTCTTCGTAGATGCAAATGTCTGGGAAGACAGAGGCGAGCTGATCGCCTTGATCGGGCTGGTCACCGTCTTTGGCCTGAGCGCTGCTTGGTGCTTCGCGGAGTACTTCCTCACCCGAGGCACCTTCGATGCGCACGGGATTCGCCTTCGGTGGCTCTGGCTTCGTCCTAAGAGCGGCGCTTGGGATGAGCTTGAGACGGCGTACTACAGCGCGTCGATGGGTTGGCATGTGCTGGAGTTTCGCTCGGGTGTACGGATCCGAATTTCCATCCTCATGCACGGGCAGGGGGGCGTGCTCCGGTTGCTCGAGGAAAAGGGCGTGCAGATCGATGAGCGCTAGGGTGTGGTGTGATGATCACTGAGGGGTCAGTGAGCCGGGAGGCGGCTGCGCAGGCGTTTCCGTTCCTCGCTGCGAGGTACCGTGGACGCAGGGCGGCGTTGAAGGCGTTCACCCACACGTCGCCGGGCTTCGTCTTTTGGGTCTCACCCGAGGGTAGTCTCATCGATGCCAGAGACTCGCACCTGAAGAATCCGCCGAAGGGTCGGCGCGACATCCTCAGGGACGAGCCTGACTACGGCGGATATCTGCGCGGAAGAGTGGCCACGAGCATCGATGGCATTCAGTTGGTCGCTGTCTACTGTCGCCCGCAAGCCTTGTCCGGCAGTGCGCCCGGCGTCTCTCAGTTGCTTTCGGGTCTGGACGAGCTTCCGGTGCCCCTGCAGTCGCAAGCGATGGTCGTCAGCGATAATGGCGATCTGTACGGCACCGTTGCCGATCTCCGACGGCGAGAAACAAACGGCCATTCGAATTGGGGTACGTCTAATTTGGAGGGGCTCAGTTGACAGGTGAACTCGCTCCCGAATCGATGCCAGCGCCGTACCACGTCGAGAGTGTGCGTCCGCATGAGCAGATCTTTGCGCGTGGGTTGCCCGCTGAGTATGTGTACAAGCTGCTGCGGGGTGAGGTCGTGCTCACCTGTGATCGTCGGCGGACCATGCTACCGATCGCGCTCGTTCGCCCCGGTGCATGGTTCGGGGTGGTGACGGATCGACAGTGGCAGGCTGCACACTATGGCTATAGCGGGGAGGCGGGAAATGTGGAGGGCGGTGCCTCGCTGGGTGTGATGCCGAGGGAGTCGTTTTATCGGGTGATTGCCGAGCGACCTGATTTGGCCGTGGATGTGGTGCGGGAACAAGCTCGCGTTTCTCAGGCGCTGTTTGTCGCACTCCGGGCCGTGCAGTCGGGTGACCCGGCACAGCGGGTGGCACATGCGCTGCTCCTAAGAGGTGAGCGTGGCGACTGCTTTCGCTACGCGCCTGCCATGCACAAGTATTCGTACCCTGAGCGAATCGCCGTCGTGTTCCCTGCGCCGCCTCGTGAGCTTGCGAAGTGGACTGGGTTGCGTAGGGAGCAAGCGCGGGACGCGATACTAACACTCTCCGAGCACGGCTTGATGGAGCCGCGCACGGCCAAGCTGACGACGATCTACCCGCTGGAGATCACCGCGTGGCTTGAGGAGCAGGTAGCGTCACAGGAGTCGAGTAACTAGGCGAATGAGCGAGAGCAGCGTGGTGGGTGAGGGCGCGTTGGATGCTCGGGGTACTCATGGTCGGGGCTGAGCAAAGGGAGCCACGAAGCGTGAGCCGTGCGATCTTCCCTTTGGTCCTCGCCGGTGTCGCGTCGGCTGGGTGGGCACAGAAGGGGAGCGTCTGTCGCAACTTCTCTTCCGAGCTGCTATTCCTCGATGAGAGTTACCTACTACGGGAGGGGAGGAGCAAATCGGCTGTACGTCTGCACCCATTAGGCCCTAGTCGTCAGGGGTAGGTAGGGCCGCCTCACGGCAGCGACCGCACACGCGGGCTTCGCGCGTGATTTCCAGGCCGGCGCCGCCGGGGTCGGTTTTCTTCTTCTTTCGTCTTGGGCCCCGTCTTCGCTCAGCGTTGGCGTCGGGGCGTGCCGGATAGGCTTTGGGGCGCGTCTCAGTGACTATGTTGAAGCGCGGTGCTCTGGCGGGGGATTGCTGTCCACAGATCTCACAGATGTACACTCACTACGGCCGGTATCGCGATCCCCTGGGGGGCCGATGTCCCAGGGGCCTGTGAACCCTCGACGGTGAGGGCGGCGAGCGGGTAGAGCATTCGATCCGCCCAAGCAACAGCGCGATTGGGCGCCTGAAGGCGAACTTCAGCGCCACCGGTAGCTCGCAGTGTCCAGGTGATTGAGCTGGTAGGTATGACATGAGCGAAGTCGCTTCGGTTTACGACACTGGGGGTCGGCTCGTCTCCCTCGGTCGCACTGGCACTCTTTGGTTGACACGTGAGTTCGTCAAGCTCGGTGCCTACGAGTACGGCGAAGAGGGCCGTCTGTGGGATGCCGCAGACCAGGTCATCGGTCGCTTTCAGGCCGGCAGTGTCTATTCGGCGAGCGGTGCGTTCGTTGTGTCGTTCCACGGCCACGACTTGGTCGTGCTGGGGCGTGGGGGTTCGAGGTGCATCGGTTGCCCGGGCGCGAGGGCGTTGGCCGTGCTGCGGTGGGGCGGCGGTGTAAGGATTTCTGTGTCTGAGCCGATCCTCAGTCTCATTCCTCAACGATAAACCGTTCACCGAACTGGATTGCCAGCTGCGCCTTCGCAGCATGCCACTCCTTCGGTGCCCGTTTCCACTTCGTCTCGATGCGCTTGAGCGCGAGGTAGATCAGCTTCGTGGCCGCTGTGTCGTTGGGGAAGTGGCCCTTGTTCCTGATCGCCTTCCTCACGCTGCTGTTGAGCGACTCGATGGCGTTGGTCGTGTAGATGATCTTGCGCACCTCCGAGGAGAAGGCGAAGAACGGGATCACCTCCTCCCAGCGCCTTCTCCAGCTCTGGACGATGGCCGGGTACCTCTGGCCCCATTCGCCTTGCTCGAAGGCATCCAGGGCCTCTGCGGCGGCCTCAGCGCTCGGGGCTGAGTAGACCGATCGCAGCGCTGCCGCGACCTGCTTGCGCTCCTTCCACGACGCGAACTGCATCGAGTAGCGGATTAGATGCACGATGCAGGTCTGGACAACCGTCTCAGGAAACACGCCTGTGATGGCGTCAGGGAAGCCCTTCAGTCCGTCGACGATGGCGATGAGAATGTCCTGGGTACCACGGCCGCGCAGATCGGTCATCACGCGCATCCAGAACTTCGCGCCTTCCGTCTGCTCGATCCAAATGCCGAGCACTTCCTTACGACCAGCGCACGTTACGCCGATCGCTAGGTAGACGGCCTTGTTGCGGACCGCGCCCTCGTCACGGATCTTCACGCGAAGAGCGTCGAAGTAGACTAGCGCGTAGGTGTGCTCCAGCGGGCGATTGCGCCACGCCTTCACCTCATCGAGAACGGCATCGGTAATCGCAGATACAAGCGC
It includes:
- a CDS encoding Crp/Fnr family transcriptional regulator: MTGELAPESMPAPYHVESVRPHEQIFARGLPAEYVYKLLRGEVVLTCDRRRTMLPIALVRPGAWFGVVTDRQWQAAHYGYSGEAGNVEGGASLGVMPRESFYRVIAERPDLAVDVVREQARVSQALFVALRAVQSGDPAQRVAHALLLRGERGDCFRYAPAMHKYSYPERIAVVFPAPPRELAKWTGLRREQARDAILTLSEHGLMEPRTAKLTTIYPLEITAWLEEQVASQESSN
- a CDS encoding IS256 family transposase, translating into MARRKQKVRSAAEEAVLDELLKRGDIKTTGDLESAFGDLKKALVERMLNAEMDVHLDSEEELGTGNHRNGSSPKTVITEGNERLVLDIPRDRQGRFDPALIAKYQRRFPGFDDKIISMYAAGMSTRSIQEHILEIYSVEISPALVSAITDAVLDEVKAWRNRPLEHTYALVYFDALRVKIRDEGAVRNKAVYLAIGVTCAGRKEVLGIWIEQTEGAKFWMRVMTDLRGRGTQDILIAIVDGLKGFPDAITGVFPETVVQTCIVHLIRYSMQFASWKERKQVAAALRSVYSAPSAEAAAEALDAFEQGEWGQRYPAIVQSWRRRWEEVIPFFAFSSEVRKIIYTTNAIESLNSSVRKAIRNKGHFPNDTAATKLIYLALKRIETKWKRAPKEWHAAKAQLAIQFGERFIVEE